Proteins encoded in a region of the Neodiprion lecontei isolate iyNeoLeco1 chromosome 5, iyNeoLeco1.1, whole genome shotgun sequence genome:
- the LOC107226828 gene encoding GPI ethanolamine phosphate transferase 2-like isoform X1 has translation MLNEKCVFLYTIFSGLIALCIFLYGYVPVFSSQINAASRQDLPTKIDGSSIDPERIYHSDVQKLVILIIDSLSIDFFTDYSIKKNLPHVTRLIDRGDACLVPYNVPSPTTTIRKIKALATGTRSSFIESILTFSVEELEMDSIFRQAMDNKLQLILHGPETWKQLFPDSFLRFKTIDTLIFDYSEAVIILVNQMDENTANRKFNFFVIFITNLMILTWVLATGMSKRGTSFIYMTTAKGFVIANVAVLMCCNSYIMGTQKSFLTRLFSASTEVAENSKESIDTISSRIQLATSKHKNMNLLLVFLMSGTIVHATSLLELSYIKQEKWVWFFLWTSMCFFIIYKHIGTIYQSETPETSHELLNESQNVKHGVITVVSSILIMHRTIMAYTTVDNWVSHNDNRLCTSLCLILGLVLLGFTCSIYYEPFTSAVDKFITCILLGLICCSIYALNAAQGNVLLPKYPESDGALEILFFWLTWISIMGYGIGFCTIQTCCKGMSNSKQLIAVAITCWACFTALLTRSHKVLLISVEMLFGQAISDVFKKHNQCSILSHVWLGHLFFHHQGYTYSLDSIDMATGLLFSKKMCTLMYEVLLVINTFSAPVLSYLICIHGMLSNNSKTSTSQGISEVNMIFGYCRFFLMAVYLLGMFVHRHNEWLWNILSPKLLYEIVYTFLIAFVMISAQVTGLLHDLSVKLRMPFTEPM, from the exons ATGTTGAACGAAAAATGTGTGTTTCTCTACACGATATTCTCCGGATTGATAGCGCTGTGCATCTTTCTTTATGGCTATGTGCCGGTATTTTCATCACAGATTAACGCAGCTAGCCGTCAAGATTTGCCAACTAAAATCGATGGCTCAAG tATCGACCCAGAGCGCATCTACCATTCAGACGTCCAAAAGCTGGTTATACTAATCATTGACTCTTTGAGCATCGACTTTTTCACAGATTATAGCATCAAGAAGAATCTACCTCACGTTACACGACTCATTGATCGGGGAGACGCATGCCTCGTTCCATACAACGTGCCTTCACCGACAACAACCATTCGAAAGATTAAA gcTCTTGCCACTGGCACGAGATCCTCGTTCATAGAATCGATTCTCACGTTCAGTGTGGAAGAATTGGAAATGGATAGCATCTTCCGTCAGGCAATGGACAATAAGCTTCAACTTATCCTGCATGGACCTGAAACTTGGAAACAACTATTTCCGGACTCTTTTCTCCGCTTCAAAACGATCGATACCCTAATTTTTGACTACTCTGAG GCTGTGATTATTCTTGTAAATCAAATGGACGAAAATACTGCGAAcagaaaattcaacttttttgtCATATTCATAACAAATCTGATGATACTGACTTGGGTACTAGCGACAGGAATGTCTAAGCGAGGCACTTCGTTTATTTACATGACTACTGCGAAGGGTTTTGTCATTGCAAATGTTGCAGTGCTAATGTGTTGCAACTCTTACATTATGGGTACACAGAAGAGCTTTTTGACGAGATTATTTTCC GCTAGTACAGAAGTGGCGGAGAATTCCAAAGAGTCCATCGATACCATATCGTCAAGAATTCAATTGGCCACATCCAAGCACAAAAACATGAATTTGCTGCTGGTGTTTCTTATGTCAGGAACAATTGTTCACGCAACAAGTTTGCTCGAACTGAGTTACATAAAGCAAGAAAAATGGGTTTGGTTCTTTCTGTGGACTTCCATGtgttttttcatcatctaCAAGCACATTGGAACAATATATCAAAGCGAAACTCCTGAAACAAGTCACGAGCTCTTGAACGAATCGCAAAATGTTAAACACGGAGTTATCACTGTAGTTTCTTCCATTTTAATCATGCACAGAACAATCATGGCTTACACGACAGTCGATAATTGGGTGTCGCATAACGATAATCGCTTGTGCACATCTCTTTGCTTGATTTTAG GTCTTGTGCTGCTAGGATTTACTTGTAGCATTTATTACGAGCCCTTCACATCTGCAGTCGATAAATTCATCACATGCATCCTGCTCGGTCTTATATGCTGTTCAATATACGCATTGAACGCTGCTCAAGGGAATGTGCTTCTCCCAAAATATCCAGAATCAGA tggcGCACTGGAGATATTGTTTTTTTGGTTGACGTGGATATCCATCATGGGGTATGGGATTGGATTCTGTACGATACAAACCTGTTGCAAAGGAATGTCGAATAGCAAACAACTGATCGCAGTAGCGATAACATGCTGGGCATGTTTTACAGCCTTGCTTACTCGCTCTCATAAAGTGCTGCTGATATCCGTGGAGATGTTATTTGGCCAGGCAATAAGCGATGTTTTTAAAAAGCACAATCAATGTTCGATTCTTTCTCACGTATGGCTGGgccatttgttttttcaccaTCAG GGATACACATACAGCCTCGATAGCATCGATATGGCTACTGGActgttattttcaaaaaagatGTGCACTTTGATGTATGAAGTACTTCTGGTCATAAATACTTTTTCTGCACCTGTTCTATCATACCTCATTTGCATCCATGGAATGCTGAGTAACAATTCCAAGACAAG CACGTCGCAGGGAATCTCGGAGGTAAACATGATTTTTGGATACTGTCGTTTTTTTCTGATGGCGGTATACCTCCTGGGAATGTTTGTCCATCGTCACAACGAATGGTTGTGGAATATTTTGAGTCCAAAGCTTCTCTACGAAATAGTTTACACTTTTCTGATTGCCTTCGTCATGATAAGTGCTCAAGTTACCGGGTTGTTACACGATCTAAGTGTGAAGCTACGCATGCCTTTTACAGAACCCATGTAG
- the LOC107226828 gene encoding uncharacterized protein LOC107226828 isoform X2, with amino-acid sequence MGENDLAPTLAVLTGLPIPSSSYGSLNSVFLNELSDEQLLYALHYNTARLMNLTSKLGIKYIDDPAYVLFENAIKQHGRYLRSVNLRNQFQLRNTIRILYTKTTEYLSERINDFLNTSDVPIQYLAFVLIFEAVIILVNQMDENTANRKFNFFVIFITNLMILTWVLATGMSKRGTSFIYMTTAKGFVIANVAVLMCCNSYIMGTQKSFLTRLFSASTEVAENSKESIDTISSRIQLATSKHKNMNLLLVFLMSGTIVHATSLLELSYIKQEKWVWFFLWTSMCFFIIYKHIGTIYQSETPETSHELLNESQNVKHGVITVVSSILIMHRTIMAYTTVDNWVSHNDNRLCTSLCLILGLVLLGFTCSIYYEPFTSAVDKFITCILLGLICCSIYALNAAQGNVLLPKYPESDGALEILFFWLTWISIMGYGIGFCTIQTCCKGMSNSKQLIAVAITCWACFTALLTRSHKVLLISVEMLFGQAISDVFKKHNQCSILSHVWLGHLFFHHQGYTYSLDSIDMATGLLFSKKMCTLMYEVLLVINTFSAPVLSYLICIHGMLSNNSKTSTSQGISEVNMIFGYCRFFLMAVYLLGMFVHRHNEWLWNILSPKLLYEIVYTFLIAFVMISAQVTGLLHDLSVKLRMPFTEPM; translated from the exons ATGGGCGAAAATGATCTGGCGCCAACGCTTGCAGTACTGACAGGCCTTCCGATACCATCGTCGAGTTATGGCTCCCTAAATTCTGTCTTCTTGAATGAGTTGAGCGACGAACAATTGTTGTATGCATTGCATTATAACACTGCCAGACTGATGAACTTGACATCAAAATTGGGcataaaatatatcgatgacc CTGCTTATGTGCTTTTTGAAAATGCGATTAAACAGCATGGACGGTACTTGAGAAGTGTAAACTTGCGCAACCAGTTCCAGTTACGAAATACAATAAGAATTTTATACACCAAAACAACGGAATACTTGTCCGAACGTATAAATGATTTCTTAAACACCTCGGATGTACCCATTCAATATTTGGCATTTGTCTTGATATTTGAG GCTGTGATTATTCTTGTAAATCAAATGGACGAAAATACTGCGAAcagaaaattcaacttttttgtCATATTCATAACAAATCTGATGATACTGACTTGGGTACTAGCGACAGGAATGTCTAAGCGAGGCACTTCGTTTATTTACATGACTACTGCGAAGGGTTTTGTCATTGCAAATGTTGCAGTGCTAATGTGTTGCAACTCTTACATTATGGGTACACAGAAGAGCTTTTTGACGAGATTATTTTCC GCTAGTACAGAAGTGGCGGAGAATTCCAAAGAGTCCATCGATACCATATCGTCAAGAATTCAATTGGCCACATCCAAGCACAAAAACATGAATTTGCTGCTGGTGTTTCTTATGTCAGGAACAATTGTTCACGCAACAAGTTTGCTCGAACTGAGTTACATAAAGCAAGAAAAATGGGTTTGGTTCTTTCTGTGGACTTCCATGtgttttttcatcatctaCAAGCACATTGGAACAATATATCAAAGCGAAACTCCTGAAACAAGTCACGAGCTCTTGAACGAATCGCAAAATGTTAAACACGGAGTTATCACTGTAGTTTCTTCCATTTTAATCATGCACAGAACAATCATGGCTTACACGACAGTCGATAATTGGGTGTCGCATAACGATAATCGCTTGTGCACATCTCTTTGCTTGATTTTAG GTCTTGTGCTGCTAGGATTTACTTGTAGCATTTATTACGAGCCCTTCACATCTGCAGTCGATAAATTCATCACATGCATCCTGCTCGGTCTTATATGCTGTTCAATATACGCATTGAACGCTGCTCAAGGGAATGTGCTTCTCCCAAAATATCCAGAATCAGA tggcGCACTGGAGATATTGTTTTTTTGGTTGACGTGGATATCCATCATGGGGTATGGGATTGGATTCTGTACGATACAAACCTGTTGCAAAGGAATGTCGAATAGCAAACAACTGATCGCAGTAGCGATAACATGCTGGGCATGTTTTACAGCCTTGCTTACTCGCTCTCATAAAGTGCTGCTGATATCCGTGGAGATGTTATTTGGCCAGGCAATAAGCGATGTTTTTAAAAAGCACAATCAATGTTCGATTCTTTCTCACGTATGGCTGGgccatttgttttttcaccaTCAG GGATACACATACAGCCTCGATAGCATCGATATGGCTACTGGActgttattttcaaaaaagatGTGCACTTTGATGTATGAAGTACTTCTGGTCATAAATACTTTTTCTGCACCTGTTCTATCATACCTCATTTGCATCCATGGAATGCTGAGTAACAATTCCAAGACAAG CACGTCGCAGGGAATCTCGGAGGTAAACATGATTTTTGGATACTGTCGTTTTTTTCTGATGGCGGTATACCTCCTGGGAATGTTTGTCCATCGTCACAACGAATGGTTGTGGAATATTTTGAGTCCAAAGCTTCTCTACGAAATAGTTTACACTTTTCTGATTGCCTTCGTCATGATAAGTGCTCAAGTTACCGGGTTGTTACACGATCTAAGTGTGAAGCTACGCATGCCTTTTACAGAACCCATGTAG